The following are from one region of the Deltaproteobacteria bacterium genome:
- a CDS encoding DegQ family serine endoprotease: protein MKKYSLSLFFLFSVFCLLLSFPSNAAWYEGRPNSFAPLVKKVKAAVVNISTTKKVKRPANRFPRSPFGEMDPFEEFRKFFENQAPREEEQHSLGTGFIINKDGDILTNNHVVGDADEILVKLFDGRKFKASVVGRDERSDIAVIKIKSKEDFPFATLGNSDLMEPGDWVVAVGNPFGFEQTVTVGVVSAKGRVIQDSRSPFAKFIQTDASINPGNSGGPLFNAEGEVIGINTMIYGVGTGIGFAIPINLAKEAVPQLISKGSVTRGWLGVQIQQMTPELAESYGLKQEQGALIGGVMPGSPAEQSGLKRGDIVLEYDGKKVEEPFDLSAYVASSTVGKTIKLKVLRQGKELMIEAKVGKRQEEGAAKQEKPQAPKEQAVADVLGLSVRDITPEDAKKLNLPTPHTGVIVDQVQPGSSAEDHDVREGDLLLEINGVSINNAEDYEREAKKLTKDSLARLLIGRGSMTIYVAFRI, encoded by the coding sequence ATGAAAAAATATTCTCTTTCTCTGTTTTTTTTGTTCTCTGTTTTTTGTCTTCTGCTTTCTTTCCCCTCCAACGCCGCATGGTATGAGGGTCGTCCAAATTCCTTTGCTCCACTGGTCAAGAAAGTGAAAGCGGCTGTAGTCAATATTTCCACAACCAAAAAAGTAAAGCGCCCGGCAAACCGTTTTCCGCGTTCGCCTTTCGGAGAAATGGATCCTTTCGAAGAATTCCGGAAATTTTTTGAAAATCAGGCACCTCGTGAAGAAGAACAGCACAGTCTTGGAACCGGTTTTATCATTAACAAAGACGGCGATATTTTGACCAACAACCACGTTGTGGGGGACGCCGATGAAATCCTCGTTAAACTTTTTGACGGGCGCAAATTCAAGGCCTCCGTAGTGGGGCGTGATGAAAGAAGCGATATCGCCGTCATCAAAATCAAAAGTAAAGAAGATTTCCCGTTTGCCACGCTTGGAAATTCTGATCTGATGGAACCCGGCGATTGGGTCGTAGCTGTGGGAAATCCTTTTGGTTTTGAGCAGACTGTAACAGTGGGCGTTGTGTCGGCAAAGGGCCGCGTCATACAGGATAGCCGTTCTCCTTTCGCAAAATTTATTCAAACCGATGCCTCAATCAACCCCGGCAATTCAGGCGGGCCTCTGTTCAATGCGGAAGGAGAAGTTATCGGCATCAATACAATGATTTATGGTGTTGGAACCGGTATTGGTTTTGCCATTCCAATCAACCTTGCAAAAGAAGCCGTGCCGCAACTTATTTCAAAGGGAAGTGTCACACGCGGATGGCTCGGTGTGCAGATCCAGCAAATGACACCGGAGTTGGCCGAGTCGTATGGGCTGAAACAGGAACAGGGAGCCTTGATCGGCGGTGTGATGCCCGGGTCTCCTGCCGAGCAGTCGGGTCTTAAAAGGGGCGATATTGTTTTGGAGTATGATGGCAAAAAAGTGGAAGAACCGTTTGATTTAAGTGCTTATGTTGCCAGCAGTACCGTCGGCAAAACCATTAAACTCAAAGTGTTGCGCCAAGGCAAAGAACTGATGATCGAAGCCAAAGTAGGCAAACGGCAGGAAGAGGGAGCCGCCAAACAGGAAAAACCCCAAGCTCCCAAAGAGCAAGCTGTTGCTGATGTATTGGGCCTTTCCGTTCGAGATATAACACCTGAGGATGCGAAGAAACTCAATCTTCCAACTCCCCACACCGGTGTGATTGTCGATCAGGTGCAACCCGGTTCCAGTGCGGAAGACCATGACGTGCGCGAAGGAGACCTTCTTTTAGAAATCAACGGCGTCAGTATCAACAACGCGGAAGACTATGAACGCGAGGCGAAAAAGTTGACTAAAGATTCTCTGGCCCGCCTGCTCATTGGCCGAGGGTCGATGACAATTTACGTGGCGTTCCGAATTTAA